Proteins co-encoded in one Streptomyces sp. SLBN-31 genomic window:
- a CDS encoding serine/threonine-protein kinase, with product MVKAHVFTHELVAGRYRLVDVVHRETNRVCWYGKGVEGAQRPYLLTEIALPAEPEGEAAPRASATVIRMSETMGMLCPGRVATVVDAVEENGTLWTVTEWIDGTPLGELLAQQGTFNYVRAARIGLELLDVLETAHGEGITHGELSPGQVFVPDRGPVVVTGFGLAGATLAPRLTAPSYASPEQARDERIGPAADLWALGAILYTMVEGRPPFRDRDRPEATLKGVDRLPLRTPVHAGPLTQTVQGLLRKDSRERLTRNTVREALNRVLTEDPDTLAEAAVPRPRLRGVYTAAVHAVPGWSRTTLAAGTALAVVTIAVAALAVAHRLPGTDSSSTDAGSRQTASAPPPPPSASDRTDGRSGTPSASPTPTPSPSRTSPASPSAPPSSASAAAPRQVFHRYTAPEGFSVDLPSGWKRTDTTRVGDLSYRVTFGAKGDPRSLAVTYSTVLGPDPVAVWRDDVEPELRKQGVYQRIGAIEATTYQGHKAADMEWYSEVDGVRTRTFGRGFLLGGGRGFSLRWTTPADDFDGTASQQALKTFLATFRVPST from the coding sequence CCAGCGTCCTTATCTGCTCACCGAGATCGCCCTCCCCGCCGAGCCGGAGGGAGAGGCGGCGCCCCGAGCGAGCGCGACCGTCATCCGGATGTCGGAGACCATGGGGATGCTGTGCCCGGGCAGGGTCGCCACGGTCGTCGACGCCGTGGAGGAGAACGGCACCCTGTGGACCGTCACCGAGTGGATCGACGGCACGCCGCTGGGCGAACTCCTCGCCCAGCAGGGCACGTTCAACTACGTGCGGGCCGCGCGCATCGGCCTGGAGCTGTTGGACGTGCTGGAGACGGCGCACGGCGAGGGCATCACCCATGGCGAGCTGAGCCCGGGCCAGGTGTTCGTGCCGGACCGCGGCCCCGTCGTGGTCACCGGCTTCGGCCTCGCGGGCGCCACCCTGGCCCCCAGGCTCACCGCACCGTCGTACGCCTCCCCCGAACAGGCCCGTGACGAGCGGATCGGGCCGGCGGCCGATCTGTGGGCGCTCGGCGCGATCCTCTACACGATGGTCGAGGGACGGCCGCCCTTCCGGGACCGGGACCGGCCGGAGGCCACCCTGAAGGGCGTGGACCGGCTGCCGCTGCGCACACCGGTGCACGCCGGCCCGCTCACCCAGACCGTGCAGGGACTGCTGCGCAAGGACTCCCGGGAACGGCTGACCCGCAATACGGTCCGCGAGGCCCTGAACCGCGTGCTGACCGAGGACCCCGACACTCTCGCGGAGGCCGCCGTACCGCGGCCGCGGCTGCGCGGCGTCTACACCGCCGCCGTCCACGCGGTACCGGGGTGGAGCCGGACCACGCTGGCCGCCGGGACCGCCCTGGCCGTCGTCACCATCGCCGTGGCCGCCCTCGCCGTCGCCCACCGGCTGCCCGGGACCGACTCGTCCTCGACCGACGCGGGCTCCCGGCAGACCGCCTCCGCTCCCCCGCCCCCGCCCTCGGCCTCCGACCGCACCGACGGCAGAAGCGGCACCCCTTCCGCGTCGCCCACACCCACCCCCTCCCCGAGCCGCACCTCGCCGGCGTCACCCTCCGCTCCCCCGTCGTCCGCCTCGGCCGCCGCCCCGCGGCAGGTCTTCCACCGGTACACCGCTCCCGAGGGCTTCTCCGTCGACCTCCCCAGCGGCTGGAAGCGGACCGACACGACGCGCGTCGGCGACCTGTCGTACCGCGTGACCTTCGGCGCGAAGGGCGATCCGCGCTCACTCGCCGTCACGTACAGCACGGTCCTGGGCCCGGACCCCGTCGCCGTCTGGCGCGACGACGTCGAGCCCGAACTGCGCAAGCAGGGCGTCTACCAGCGGATCGGCGCCATCGAGGCGACCACGTACCAGGGCCACAAGGCCGCCGACATGGAGTGGTACTCCGAGGTCGACGGCGTGCGGACGCGGACCTTCGGACGCGGTTTCCTCCTCGGCGGCGGCCGCGGCTTCTCTCTGCGCTGGACGACTCCGGCCGACGACTTCGACGGCACCGCCAGTCAGCAGGCGCTCAAGACCTTCCTGGCGACCTTCCGGGTGCCGTCAACCTGA
- a CDS encoding DUF2238 domain-containing protein: MSIALRPAVPRRHLPAVAVTVTVVGLAVSAWKPHDRPTWFLETVWVLIGLPLVVLTRRRFPLTDLLCCLLAAHALVLAVGGHYTYAQVPAGDLVRDTLGLARNPYDRFGHLMQGFVPAVLVRELLSRTSPLRGSRWLAPLTVCACLAFSAVFEMLEWLAAVVGGHSADAFLATQGDVWDTQWDMFCALIGATVSVLVLSRLHDRQLDALGVSDSYAGAASTSAPRTSTGRTTRRPR; the protein is encoded by the coding sequence ATGTCGATCGCTCTGCGTCCAGCCGTTCCGCGACGGCACCTGCCTGCCGTGGCCGTCACCGTCACGGTCGTCGGACTGGCGGTGTCGGCGTGGAAGCCGCACGACCGCCCGACCTGGTTCCTGGAGACGGTGTGGGTGCTCATCGGCCTCCCCCTTGTCGTGCTCACCCGGCGCCGCTTCCCGCTCACGGACCTGCTGTGCTGTCTGCTGGCCGCGCACGCGCTCGTGCTCGCCGTGGGCGGCCACTACACCTACGCGCAGGTTCCCGCCGGGGACTTGGTGCGCGACACCTTGGGCCTGGCCCGCAACCCCTACGACCGCTTCGGCCACCTCATGCAGGGTTTCGTGCCGGCGGTGCTGGTGCGCGAGCTGCTCAGCCGGACCTCACCGCTGCGCGGCAGCCGCTGGCTGGCTCCCCTGACGGTCTGCGCCTGCCTCGCCTTCAGTGCCGTCTTCGAGATGCTGGAGTGGCTGGCCGCGGTGGTCGGCGGGCACTCCGCGGACGCCTTCCTCGCCACGCAGGGCGACGTGTGGGACACCCAGTGGGACATGTTCTGCGCGCTGATCGGCGCGACGGTATCGGTGCTGGTGCTCTCCCGGCTGCACGACCGGCAGCTCGACGCGCTGGGCGTCAGCGATTCGTATGCCGGCGCAGCGTCCACATCGGCACCACGAACCAGCACAGGCCGTACCACGCGACGACCACGCTGA
- a CDS encoding DUF6328 family protein, producing MNEWGRHETAEERADRKWGELIQEVRVAQTGVQILFGFLLTVVFQQKYASLEQTDKTIYIITVILGAATTGALIGPVSLHRLVSGQRVKAEAVEWASRMTLAGLVLLLATMTSSLLLVLRVATHNAIVPWIVSVVVAWYGLCWFVVPMWTLRRHTNR from the coding sequence GTGAACGAGTGGGGTCGGCACGAGACCGCGGAGGAGAGGGCCGACCGCAAGTGGGGTGAGCTGATCCAGGAGGTCAGGGTCGCCCAGACCGGCGTGCAGATCCTGTTCGGATTCCTGCTCACGGTGGTGTTCCAGCAGAAGTACGCCTCGCTGGAACAGACCGACAAGACCATCTACATCATCACGGTGATCCTGGGCGCCGCCACGACGGGCGCCCTCATCGGGCCGGTCTCGCTGCACCGCCTGGTGTCCGGGCAGCGGGTCAAGGCGGAGGCCGTGGAGTGGGCCTCCCGGATGACCCTGGCCGGCCTGGTACTGCTGCTCGCGACCATGACGTCCTCACTCCTGCTGGTCCTGCGGGTCGCGACGCACAACGCGATCGTCCCCTGGATCGTCAGCGTGGTCGTCGCGTGGTACGGCCTGTGCTGGTTCGTGGTGCCGATGTGGACGCTGCGCCGGCATACGAATCGCTGA
- a CDS encoding LLM class F420-dependent oxidoreductase has translation MVQIGYTMMTEQAGPRELVDHVVRAEEAGYDFSVTSDHYFPWLRSQGHSPYAWSVLGAAAQATSRIPLMTYVTCPSFRYHPAVVAQKAATMQLLSEGRFRLGLGSGENLNEHVVGGGWPSADVRHEMLEEAVEVIRALFEGGHVNHRGKHFDVESARLWDLPDEPPPIGIAVSGEQSCALAGRLADLVIATEPKEGLLTAFDRHGGEGKPRVGQLPVCYAPDRDAAAKRAHAQFRWFGNGWKVNSELPHPDAFESATQFVTPDDVAASIPCGDDPEDFVEAVRPYAEAGFGEIALVQIGGESQPAYLDWAEKTLLPALHDAFG, from the coding sequence ATGGTGCAAATCGGATACACGATGATGACCGAGCAGGCAGGTCCGCGTGAGCTGGTGGACCATGTGGTGCGCGCCGAGGAGGCCGGTTACGACTTCTCGGTGACCTCGGACCACTACTTCCCCTGGCTGCGCTCGCAGGGGCACTCCCCGTACGCGTGGAGCGTACTGGGCGCCGCCGCCCAGGCGACCTCGCGCATCCCGCTGATGACGTACGTGACGTGTCCGTCCTTCCGCTACCACCCGGCGGTCGTGGCGCAGAAGGCCGCCACCATGCAACTGCTGTCCGAGGGCCGGTTCCGGCTGGGGCTCGGCTCCGGGGAGAACCTCAACGAGCATGTGGTGGGCGGGGGTTGGCCGTCGGCCGACGTGCGCCACGAGATGCTGGAGGAGGCGGTGGAGGTCATCCGGGCGCTGTTCGAGGGCGGCCATGTCAACCACCGCGGCAAGCACTTCGACGTGGAGTCGGCCCGGCTGTGGGACCTGCCGGACGAGCCGCCGCCCATCGGTATCGCCGTCTCCGGGGAGCAGTCCTGCGCCCTCGCGGGCCGGCTCGCCGACCTGGTCATCGCCACGGAGCCCAAGGAGGGGCTGCTGACGGCGTTCGACCGGCACGGCGGCGAGGGCAAGCCGCGGGTGGGTCAGCTGCCCGTCTGCTACGCCCCGGACCGGGACGCGGCCGCCAAGCGGGCGCACGCGCAGTTCCGCTGGTTCGGCAACGGCTGGAAGGTCAACTCCGAGCTGCCGCACCCGGACGCGTTCGAATCGGCCACCCAGTTCGTCACCCCCGACGACGTCGCGGCGTCGATTCCGTGCGGCGACGACCCGGAGGACTTCGTCGAGGCCGTACGACCGTACGCCGAGGCGGGGTTCGGCGAGATCGCGCTCGTGCAGATCGGCGGCGAGTCCCAACCGGCGTACCTGGACTGGGCGGAGAAGACGCTGCTGCCCGCGCTGCACGACGCGTTCGGCTGA
- a CDS encoding serine hydrolase → MTVRPLPPAAPATQGVDAAGVHAFLDALEAAPDIEPHSLMILRHGRLVASGWWAPYTADRPHLLYSLSKSFTATAAGLAAAEGLLRFDDPVISYFPEFEADITDPRSRAMLVRHVASMSSGHQAETLERALAADREELVRGFLLVPPERDPGTVFAYNQPTTYTLAAIVQRVTGQSLTDYLRPRLLDPLGIGEAAWQSDRAGREIGFSGLHACTDAVARLGQLYLRDGVWEGERLLPEGWVAEATRPHIDNSGGEPVTSDWQRGYGYQFWMSRDGYRGDGAYGQYCLVLPEQDAVIATTAATEQMPQLLDLVWEHLLPAFRPEPLTGADEADAALRERLARLALPPAAGKPALPERAARWTQAKFTPRGGACAGVPKLTSVAVTPAADGWSLTLTEGGEPLELRLGASGWTVAEKPVPVAVSGGWSDADTLAVDLVFLETPHRLTVTCSLPERTFTARWHTTPLRSTPLRRMCAPRASG, encoded by the coding sequence ATGACCGTTCGCCCGCTGCCGCCCGCTGCCCCCGCCACCCAGGGCGTCGACGCCGCCGGTGTCCACGCCTTCCTCGACGCCCTCGAAGCCGCCCCCGACATCGAGCCGCACAGCCTGATGATCCTCAGGCACGGCCGGCTCGTGGCCTCCGGCTGGTGGGCGCCGTACACCGCGGACCGCCCCCACCTGCTGTACTCGCTGAGCAAGAGCTTCACGGCGACGGCCGCCGGCCTCGCCGCCGCCGAGGGGCTGCTGCGCTTCGACGATCCGGTGATCTCGTACTTCCCCGAGTTCGAGGCCGACATCACGGACCCGCGCAGCCGCGCGATGCTGGTGCGGCACGTGGCCTCCATGTCCAGCGGGCACCAGGCCGAGACCCTGGAGCGGGCGCTCGCCGCCGACCGCGAGGAACTGGTGCGCGGCTTCCTCCTGGTGCCGCCCGAGCGCGACCCCGGGACCGTCTTCGCCTACAACCAGCCCACCACGTACACGCTGGCCGCGATCGTGCAGCGGGTCACGGGACAGTCGCTCACCGACTACCTCCGCCCACGTCTGCTGGATCCGCTCGGCATCGGCGAGGCGGCCTGGCAGTCCGACCGGGCCGGCCGCGAGATCGGCTTCAGCGGACTGCACGCCTGCACCGACGCCGTCGCCCGGCTCGGCCAGCTCTACCTGCGCGACGGGGTCTGGGAGGGCGAGCGGCTGCTGCCCGAGGGCTGGGTGGCCGAGGCCACGCGCCCGCACATCGACAACTCCGGGGGCGAGCCCGTCACTTCGGACTGGCAGCGCGGCTACGGCTACCAGTTCTGGATGTCCCGGGACGGCTACCGCGGCGACGGGGCCTATGGCCAGTACTGCCTGGTGCTGCCCGAGCAGGACGCCGTGATCGCGACCACGGCGGCCACCGAGCAGATGCCGCAACTGCTCGACCTGGTCTGGGAGCACCTGCTGCCGGCCTTCCGGCCCGAACCGCTGACCGGCGCCGACGAGGCGGACGCGGCCCTGCGGGAGCGGCTCGCCCGGCTCGCGCTGCCGCCGGCCGCGGGCAAGCCCGCCCTGCCCGAGCGCGCGGCGCGGTGGACGCAGGCCAAGTTCACCCCGCGGGGAGGCGCCTGCGCCGGCGTGCCGAAGCTGACGTCGGTCGCCGTGACGCCGGCCGCGGACGGCTGGAGCCTGACGCTCACCGAGGGCGGTGAGCCTCTGGAACTGCGGCTCGGCGCGAGCGGCTGGACGGTCGCCGAGAAGCCGGTGCCGGTCGCGGTCAGCGGCGGCTGGTCCGACGCGGACACGCTCGCCGTGGATCTGGTCTTCCTGGAGACACCCCACCGGCTGACCGTGACCTGCTCGCTGCCCGAGAGGACGTTCACGGCCCGCTGGCACACGACACCGCTGCGCAGCACACCGCTGCGCCGGATGTGTGCGCCCCGTGCCTCAGGTTGA